One window of Atribacter laminatus genomic DNA carries:
- the whiA gene encoding DNA-binding protein WhiA: MNFKESLRTELFTIQPPNKEEVESEFVGIIRTGAVIKKHSHQLLLHFSNRHPALIKKCVTYKKILFPRSVHTIHVQERRGIPGGIFYCFEFPVTNDLLDQFGFQDVDILRSFFNHKLAAHFLRGVFESRGYMGDPLRGYHIEIQLNSEKLANFILNYLQSLQFDFHSRTVKGDVNLYIKNSQSIADFIRFLGAHQSYLEMEKIMVEKSTINEITRWVNYETANLNKIVASSSRQRKKIHSLDFDDLPLHLQEIARLRIENPCSSLREIGDLCIPPLSKSEVHRRLNEIEKIADKKGFTENQT, from the coding sequence ATGAATTTTAAAGAAAGTCTTAGAACCGAACTGTTTACCATCCAACCGCCAAACAAAGAGGAGGTTGAGAGTGAATTTGTCGGAATAATTAGGACTGGCGCAGTGATAAAAAAGCATTCCCATCAGCTTCTTTTACATTTTTCCAACCGCCATCCGGCTTTGATTAAAAAATGTGTCACTTATAAAAAAATTCTTTTCCCTCGCTCAGTTCACACTATTCACGTACAAGAGAGGAGGGGAATTCCCGGAGGAATATTTTACTGTTTCGAATTTCCCGTCACCAATGACCTACTCGATCAATTTGGTTTTCAAGATGTAGACATCCTCAGGAGCTTTTTCAACCATAAATTAGCAGCCCATTTTTTAAGAGGAGTATTCGAATCTCGTGGTTATATGGGCGATCCCTTAAGAGGATATCACATAGAAATACAGCTCAATTCAGAAAAGCTTGCCAATTTCATACTCAATTATCTCCAAAGTCTCCAGTTTGACTTTCATTCTCGTACAGTCAAAGGAGATGTTAATCTTTATATAAAAAATTCTCAATCGATAGCTGATTTTATCCGCTTTCTTGGAGCCCATCAAAGTTACCTCGAAATGGAAAAAATTATGGTTGAAAAATCGACTATTAACGAAATTACCCGTTGGGTAAATTATGAAACTGCTAATTTAAATAAAATTGTTGCCTCTTCTTCACGACAAAGAAAAAAAATTCACAGTCTTGATTTTGATGACCTTCCTCTCCATCTTCAAGAAATTGCCAGATTACGTATAGAAAATCCCTGTTCCTCTTTACGTGAAATCGGTGACCTTTGCATCCCACCGCTTTCTAAATCAGAGGTTCATCGCCGATTAAATGAAATTGAAAAAATTGCCGATAAAAAAGGGTTTACAGAAAACCAGACTTGA
- a CDS encoding ABC transporter ATP-binding protein, with protein MANVILKEIVKKFGDVLAVNKVNLEIKDQEFVVLVGPSGCGKTTTLRMIAGLEEIDAGEIYIGDTLVNDVPPKDRDIAMVFQNYALYPHMDVYNNMAFGLKLRKFPKSDIDQRVKEAAEILGIQELLQRKPKQLSGGQRQRVAVGRAIVRHPKVFLFDEPLSNLDAKLRVQMRAELSKLHDRLKTTMIYVTHDQIEAMTMGDRIVVMRDGLVQQVGSPLELYNKPINKFVAGFIGTPSMNFIDVVLKKEGDGLYLDGQSFKLNIPNEFKESLLPHLNQELTLGIRPQDLFDSEVSKESASTGSTINTTVDVVEPLGSEQIIYLTTGPHTLVAVLDMQTRTGVGDDLKIAVDTSKMHLFKSDTEIAII; from the coding sequence ATGGCAAATGTTATTTTAAAAGAAATTGTAAAAAAGTTTGGAGATGTTCTCGCAGTTAATAAAGTAAATCTTGAAATTAAAGATCAAGAATTTGTTGTATTGGTTGGCCCTTCTGGTTGTGGAAAAACAACAACTCTCCGTATGATCGCCGGTTTGGAAGAAATCGATGCTGGAGAAATTTACATTGGAGATACTTTGGTCAATGATGTTCCCCCCAAAGATCGTGACATCGCAATGGTATTCCAGAATTATGCCTTATATCCTCACATGGATGTTTATAACAATATGGCTTTTGGTTTAAAACTTCGAAAATTCCCAAAAAGTGACATCGATCAACGAGTCAAAGAGGCGGCTGAAATTCTCGGTATTCAAGAGCTCCTCCAGAGAAAACCAAAGCAACTTTCAGGTGGTCAAAGACAGCGTGTTGCTGTTGGTCGAGCTATCGTTCGGCATCCCAAAGTATTTTTATTTGACGAACCTCTCTCCAACTTGGATGCCAAATTAAGAGTTCAAATGAGAGCCGAACTTTCAAAACTACATGATCGATTGAAAACCACTATGATCTATGTTACTCACGACCAAATTGAAGCCATGACCATGGGTGATCGGATCGTTGTTATGCGTGATGGATTAGTCCAGCAAGTTGGAAGCCCCCTCGAACTATACAACAAACCCATCAATAAGTTCGTCGCCGGTTTTATTGGAACTCCGTCAATGAACTTCATCGATGTTGTTTTGAAGAAAGAAGGGGATGGTCTCTATCTCGACGGTCAATCTTTCAAGCTCAACATTCCTAATGAGTTTAAAGAAAGCCTGCTTCCTCACCTTAACCAGGAATTGACCCTTGGTATTCGACCCCAAGATCTTTTTGATAGTGAAGTGAGCAAAGAGTCGGCATCAACTGGATCGACCATAAATACTACCGTTGACGTTGTTGAACCTTTAGGTTCAGAACAAATCATTTACCTCACCACTGGACCCCATACTTTAGTAGCTGTTCTTGATATGCAAACTCGAACTGGCGTTGGTGATGACCTCAAGATTGCAGTTGATACTTCAAAAATGCATCTTTTCAAATCAGATACTGAAATAGCAATAATTTAA
- the gap gene encoding type I glyceraldehyde-3-phosphate dehydrogenase, with the protein MKVGINGFGRIGRLVFRRMLEVGGFDVVAVNDLTDNKVLAHLLKYDSVHGQIPNEVSAKDDALVVDGKPIKVFAQRDPSQLPWKDLGADLIIESTGVFRDRAGASKHIQAGAKKVIISAPAKEPDATIVMGVNHRSYNKDKHHIISNASCTTNCLAPIAKVLHDNFSIVSGLMTTIHAYTNDQVILDFPHKDLRRARAAGMSMIPTTTGAAKALGEVIPELKGKLNGFAIRIPSPDVSVVDLAAIVEKTTTADEVNAALKKASENGDFKGYLGYSELPLVSIDYLHCANSATVDALSTMVVGNLVKVLAWYDNEWGYSCRTVDLANWVMQ; encoded by the coding sequence GTGAAAGTTGGAATTAACGGATTTGGTCGAATTGGACGTTTAGTATTCAGAAGGATGCTCGAAGTAGGCGGGTTTGATGTCGTTGCAGTGAATGACCTGACCGATAATAAGGTGCTCGCCCATCTGTTAAAATACGATTCAGTTCATGGTCAAATACCGAATGAGGTTTCGGCCAAAGATGATGCTCTTGTAGTTGATGGAAAACCCATCAAAGTATTTGCCCAAAGAGACCCCTCTCAGCTTCCTTGGAAAGATTTGGGAGCCGATTTGATTATTGAATCAACCGGGGTATTCAGGGATCGAGCTGGTGCTTCTAAGCACATTCAAGCTGGAGCTAAAAAGGTCATTATCTCGGCACCAGCCAAGGAACCCGATGCCACCATCGTTATGGGAGTAAACCATCGCAGTTACAATAAAGATAAACACCATATCATTTCCAATGCATCATGCACAACAAACTGCTTGGCTCCCATCGCTAAAGTACTTCATGATAATTTCTCGATCGTTAGTGGATTAATGACCACTATCCATGCCTATACCAATGACCAAGTCATTCTTGATTTTCCTCACAAAGATTTACGCCGGGCTCGAGCAGCGGGGATGTCAATGATCCCTACTACAACCGGAGCTGCTAAAGCTTTAGGTGAAGTGATCCCGGAGTTAAAAGGAAAATTGAATGGGTTCGCCATCCGTATTCCAAGCCCGGATGTATCAGTCGTTGATTTGGCTGCAATTGTAGAAAAAACAACTACAGCTGATGAAGTGAATGCTGCCCTCAAGAAAGCGTCTGAAAATGGCGATTTCAAGGGATATCTGGGATATTCTGAACTGCCGTTGGTTTCAATCGATTACCTCCATTGTGCCAATTCGGCTACCGTCGATGCTCTCTCAACCATGGTGGTTGGCAATCTCGTTAAAGTCTTAGCATGGTATGATAATGAATGGGGCTATTCCTGCCGAACGGTCGATTTAGCCAATTGGGTTATGCAATAA
- the tpiA gene encoding triose-phosphate isomerase, with translation MSRIPIAAGNWKMNKTVEEASEFAEALLDLSPNTSDIEVILCPPFVTLYPLSQKLAQKGIKLAAQNCYWEAKGAFTGEVSIPMLLAAHCQYVICGHSERRHIFGETSEDVGKKVTAAIHFGLKPILCVGETIEEREAGRTETIVFDHLSKGITNLSKEEALSLVVAYEPVWAIGTGKAATPQDAHQVISYIRQQLVKKFGDNTAKQIRILYGGSVTPDNVFDFMKDPDIDGSLVGGASLDPTKFYKIILESLRASQ, from the coding sequence ATGTCACGAATTCCTATCGCAGCTGGTAATTGGAAAATGAATAAAACTGTCGAAGAAGCCTCGGAATTTGCCGAGGCTCTTCTTGATTTATCTCCGAATACTTCAGACATTGAAGTTATTCTCTGTCCACCATTTGTTACTCTTTATCCTCTTTCCCAAAAATTAGCTCAAAAGGGTATAAAGTTAGCAGCTCAAAACTGTTATTGGGAAGCCAAAGGTGCTTTTACTGGTGAGGTTTCTATACCCATGCTTCTGGCGGCACACTGTCAGTATGTCATTTGTGGCCATTCGGAACGGCGCCATATCTTTGGTGAAACTTCTGAAGATGTTGGCAAAAAAGTTACGGCTGCCATTCACTTTGGGCTTAAACCCATCCTTTGCGTTGGCGAAACCATAGAGGAAAGAGAAGCGGGTCGCACCGAAACCATTGTTTTTGATCATCTATCAAAAGGCATTACCAACCTTAGCAAAGAAGAGGCTTTATCACTGGTTGTTGCTTATGAACCTGTCTGGGCAATTGGAACTGGAAAAGCTGCCACTCCCCAGGACGCTCATCAAGTAATTTCCTACATTCGACAGCAATTAGTCAAAAAATTCGGTGATAATACTGCCAAACAAATTCGAATACTATACGGCGGCAGTGTAACGCCCGACAATGTTTTTGATTTCATGAAAGATCCAGATATTGATGGGTCATTGGTGGGTGGAGCCAGCTTAGATCCAACTAAATTTTACAAAATTATATTAGAAAGCTTAAGGGCTTCCCAATAG
- the secG gene encoding preprotein translocase subunit SecG, with protein MQAWMIIQIFISVGLILVVIFQPRKAGMGGGIFGGMTRADRSSKFKNLPVLGKLTVVFAVAFMVVSLIFAFLLT; from the coding sequence ATGCAAGCTTGGATGATTATTCAGATTTTTATTTCAGTTGGTTTAATTTTAGTGGTCATTTTTCAACCTCGGAAAGCCGGTATGGGAGGAGGTATTTTTGGGGGAATGACCCGTGCTGATCGGAGTAGCAAGTTTAAAAACCTCCCAGTTTTGGGAAAACTAACCGTTGTTTTCGCCGTAGCCTTCATGGTGGTATCCTTAATTTTTGCCTTTCTTCTAACCTGA
- a CDS encoding nicotinate phosphoribosyltransferase, with protein MSQKPWVNDLQEAIQYRPDPKRLFLSATHDEIIQGYTTDIYFVSAQQILRHLQLDQTPVVAEIFARHPGIFCGLPDVLSLLSHSQVEIWSLQEGDPFDSREVVLRIKGPYSEFGVFETPLLGILAHSAGWATAAQECKEAAGKKMVLCFGARHVHPSVAPVMERSALIGGADSAACILGAKLAGKIPGGTIPHAAILICGDTVLSAKAFDESIPSEFPRIILVDTFKDEAEESLRLAQIIENKLEGIRLDTPEERGGVTLSLVKEVRERLNQAGYPNIKIVVSGGITPEKIRLFHDHTDIFGVGSYISGHSPIDMTMDIKEVAGQRIAKRGRIPGITNNPRLVKIS; from the coding sequence GTGTCGCAAAAACCTTGGGTTAATGATCTTCAGGAAGCGATTCAATATCGTCCCGATCCAAAACGGCTGTTTTTATCGGCAACCCATGATGAGATAATACAGGGATATACAACTGACATTTATTTTGTTAGTGCACAACAAATTCTACGCCACCTGCAGCTTGATCAAACCCCGGTCGTCGCAGAAATTTTTGCCCGGCATCCGGGGATTTTTTGTGGATTGCCCGACGTTCTTTCTCTATTGTCACACAGCCAAGTGGAAATATGGAGCTTACAGGAAGGTGATCCCTTCGATTCAAGGGAGGTGGTTTTGAGAATAAAAGGTCCCTATTCAGAATTTGGTGTTTTCGAAACTCCTTTACTGGGAATACTTGCTCATAGTGCTGGATGGGCAACCGCAGCCCAAGAATGTAAAGAAGCGGCTGGGAAGAAGATGGTTCTCTGTTTTGGAGCTCGACATGTTCATCCCTCGGTAGCACCAGTAATGGAAAGGTCAGCTCTGATTGGAGGAGCTGATAGTGCCGCCTGCATCCTGGGAGCGAAGCTAGCCGGAAAAATTCCAGGGGGGACCATTCCTCATGCGGCAATCCTTATTTGTGGGGATACGGTGTTGTCAGCTAAAGCCTTCGACGAAAGCATACCGAGCGAATTTCCTCGCATCATCTTAGTCGATACCTTCAAAGATGAAGCCGAAGAATCACTTCGTTTGGCTCAAATCATTGAAAATAAGTTAGAAGGAATTCGTCTCGATACACCAGAGGAAAGGGGAGGAGTTACCTTGTCTCTGGTGAAGGAAGTTCGCGAAAGATTAAATCAAGCAGGATATCCTAATATAAAAATTGTGGTTTCTGGTGGTATCACTCCTGAAAAAATACGTCTGTTCCATGATCATACTGATATTTTCGGTGTGGGGAGTTATATCAGTGGGCATTCTCCTATTGATATGACTATGGATATCAAAGAAGTAGCTGGCCAAAGGATTGCCAAAAGGGGAAGAATTCCCGGAATAACGAATAATCCAAGGCTAGTAAAAATTTCATAA
- a CDS encoding ABC transporter substrate-binding protein: protein MKKILVLTWLLVFVLGISVAFAEIKNPDTYVYLHIGEPDTLDSGYAYDNASGEVLTYVYENLISYDGVNLQKFIPVLSTEVPTAENGLIKDNGTTYLFPIREGVKFHNGNELTPEDVEYSFERNILFDPANGPQWMIIEALFNFQTLDDLVADKVGTPLTDMVDENGNLINPDDANKLIEFYQQVIDPVIEVQDGSVVFRLVRPFAPFLYILPKHAYWSNIFDKETCVEWGCWDGNADGWWKYYNVKKESSPLYDKANGTGPFKFTEWDRTQQKVTLDRFDGYWGEKAKIAQIIDWGIDEWGTRRAMLEAGDADQIYMPAQYLDQVKDLDDIKIESGKRITVTAFHFNWTVDKTSDFLGSGALDGNGIPADFFSDIHCRRAFSYAFDYDTMIQEVLLGYGERPPSVIPSGMLGYNPDLPMFEFDLAKAEEEFKKAWDGKVWENGFKLTLLYNTGNDARQTACEMFKENIESLNPKFKIDVQGVQWPNYLDAYKSGKLPAFVIGWIADYPDPHNFIFTYFHSSGVYGGPQGEAYINFAQENLNPIIEAAISETDATKRQNMYEEIQKIAYENVLGLTFYQEIALFPMKTWVQGWEFNPIQSGEANYNGVYKAE from the coding sequence TTGAAAAAGATTTTGGTTTTGACATGGTTATTGGTTTTTGTATTGGGAATTTCGGTTGCCTTTGCCGAAATAAAAAATCCCGATACGTATGTGTATCTCCATATTGGTGAACCGGATACCCTCGATTCCGGATATGCCTATGATAATGCCAGTGGTGAGGTATTAACCTATGTCTATGAAAATCTCATTTCCTACGATGGAGTAAATCTCCAAAAATTTATCCCCGTTCTGTCAACCGAAGTTCCAACTGCTGAAAATGGTCTTATAAAGGATAATGGCACAACCTACCTATTCCCAATTCGAGAGGGTGTCAAGTTTCACAACGGAAACGAACTTACTCCCGAAGATGTTGAATATTCGTTCGAGCGAAATATCCTTTTTGATCCAGCTAACGGACCACAATGGATGATCATTGAAGCTTTGTTTAATTTCCAGACCCTTGATGATCTGGTTGCCGATAAAGTCGGAACTCCTCTTACCGATATGGTTGATGAAAATGGAAACTTAATCAACCCCGACGATGCCAATAAATTGATAGAATTTTATCAGCAAGTTATTGATCCGGTCATTGAAGTTCAGGACGGTTCGGTAGTGTTCCGCCTGGTGCGTCCCTTTGCACCTTTTCTTTATATTCTCCCGAAACATGCTTACTGGAGCAATATCTTCGATAAAGAAACCTGCGTTGAATGGGGTTGCTGGGATGGGAACGCTGATGGATGGTGGAAATACTATAATGTAAAAAAAGAATCTTCGCCTCTTTATGATAAAGCCAATGGTACAGGCCCTTTCAAATTTACCGAGTGGGATCGAACCCAACAGAAGGTTACCCTGGACCGTTTTGATGGATATTGGGGAGAAAAGGCCAAAATTGCCCAGATTATTGACTGGGGAATTGACGAGTGGGGCACACGACGAGCCATGTTGGAAGCCGGAGATGCCGACCAGATTTATATGCCAGCTCAGTATCTCGATCAGGTTAAAGACTTGGATGATATTAAAATTGAAAGTGGGAAGAGAATCACCGTAACCGCTTTCCATTTTAACTGGACAGTTGATAAAACCAGTGATTTCTTAGGAAGTGGAGCCCTCGATGGGAATGGTATCCCGGCTGATTTCTTTAGTGATATCCATTGCCGCCGTGCTTTTAGCTACGCTTTCGATTATGACACCATGATCCAGGAAGTTTTATTGGGATATGGGGAGCGACCCCCATCAGTTATTCCTTCTGGCATGCTGGGATACAATCCCGATCTTCCCATGTTTGAGTTCGACCTGGCAAAAGCCGAAGAGGAATTCAAAAAAGCTTGGGACGGCAAAGTCTGGGAAAATGGTTTTAAGCTGACTTTGCTTTACAACACTGGGAATGATGCTCGACAAACCGCCTGTGAAATGTTCAAAGAAAACATTGAATCCCTCAATCCCAAATTTAAAATTGATGTACAGGGAGTTCAGTGGCCAAATTACTTGGATGCTTATAAAAGCGGCAAATTACCAGCATTTGTCATTGGCTGGATTGCCGATTATCCCGATCCCCATAACTTCATTTTCACTTATTTCCACAGCAGTGGAGTCTATGGTGGACCCCAAGGAGAAGCCTATATTAATTTTGCTCAAGAAAATCTAAATCCGATCATTGAAGCGGCCATCTCTGAAACCGATGCAACCAAGCGGCAAAATATGTACGAAGAAATTCAGAAAATCGCTTACGAAAATGTGTTAGGTCTTACCTTCTATCAAGAGATAGCGCTTTTCCCAATGAAAACCTGGGTCCAAGGATGGGAATTCAATCCAATACAATCAGGCGAAGCTAATTATAATGGGGTTTATAAAGCCGAATAA